A region of the Variovorax sp. 54 genome:
CAGGGCAACGTGGGCACCGCCGCCCAGATCGCCCGCAAGTACGTGGGCGATGCGCCCGACGTGATCGTGGCCATCGCCACGCCGTCGGCGCAGGCGACCGTGGCCGCCACCAAGACGATTCCCGTCGTGTACTCGGCCATCACCGACCCGGTGGCCGCCAAGCTGGTGAAGAACTGGGAGCCCTCGGGCACCAACGTGACCGGCGTGTCCGACCTGTCGCCGCTCGAAAAGCACATCGACCTGATCAAGAAGGTCGTGCCGAACGCCAAGCGCATCGGCGTGATCTACAGCCCCGGCGAAGCCAACTCGGTGGCCATCGTCACCGCGCTGAAGAAGGCCGCCGCCGACGCCGGCATGACCGTGGTCGAAGCCGCCGCCGCGCGCACGGTCGACGTACCCACCGCCGCCCAGAGCCTGGTCGGCAAGGCCGACGTGATCTACACGCCCACCGACAACAACGTGGTCTCGGCCTTCGAAGGCATCGTGAAGGTGGCCCAGCAG
Encoded here:
- a CDS encoding ABC transporter substrate-binding protein, giving the protein MKNALLRTPFSAVALALGVLAAAPALAADKSVAVTAIVEHPALDAVRDGVKEELKAAGYEVGKNLKFSYQSAQGNVGTAAQIARKYVGDAPDVIVAIATPSAQATVAATKTIPVVYSAITDPVAAKLVKNWEPSGTNVTGVSDLSPLEKHIDLIKKVVPNAKRIGVIYSPGEANSVAIVTALKKAAADAGMTVVEAAAARTVDVPTAAQSLVGKADVIYTPTDNNVVSAFEGIVKVAQQAKLPVVAADTATVERGAVAALGLNYTDIGRQTGKIVVRILKGEKPGTIASQTSTNFELVVNPGAAKLQGVTLSDALLKSAKVVSTK